The Neurospora crassa OR74A linkage group I, whole genome shotgun sequence genome segment CATCCACGCGCCTTCAACCCTGGAATATTCCACACGCGTTTCCCATGAGGGCGACCTTCCATCAACTTACATCAATCGATGAGCCAACTCGCAACAATCACAGGATACTAACTCATACGGAGCATTGCGTTTTATTTTTCCCTCCACCTATTCAGCGAGTATCAATACGATCCCTACCACTTTAGACGGACTTGGTGCAACTCTAGGCCGCCATTGATTTTGTGCCCCGCATCACACACATAGTCGCCGTCGCAAACCGTTCGCAAGGGCGTCCGTCATTGGCGCACAACAGCGCACAATTCACTGCTCACTCACTCTGATTATCGACACCCGACTGATCCTCACCAAGCGACATCGACAAATTTAGCAATTACACAACCCAACAAGACATCTACACCTCCTAGCTATTCCGACCATCCCACGATTTGCAGGATAACAAACAGCAACccaaccacccacccacccagaGACCCAACCATTAAACTCCACCTCCCTTTTACTTCACTTTTTCTCTCAAAAACACTCAGGATAATCcaggcaaaaaaaaaaaaaaaaaaaaaaaaaaaaaaaagaaaaagaaaaaaaaaaaaaagacaagatgCTCCGTCGCCCCTTAACAGTCCTAAACATCACGGCCGAAGACATAGCGTCGTATGAAGACCGAGCTCTTGAGCGCCAAAAAGCCCGCGAGATGGCTGCTCGCACACAAGCCCGTCAGGATGCCATGAGACGGGGTCACGGTCACTCGCAACCActtcagcagcaacaacaaccacaacaacaacccagtGCAGGAGCGAGAATATTTGGAAGGGAACATCCCGGTGTTGGGAATGTTGGGgcaagtggtggtgggttaGGCTTTGGtacaggtggtggtggcggtggtgcaaGGATAAGCGAACAGTATATGGGTATTGGTAACGATGAAACAGagagtgaagaagaagaagatgccgGTGACGAAAGCTACTATGCGCAGCGCCATGCGCAGAGACaggcgaggatgatggagcagcagcgggagGCGGCGCAGAGACAGGCGGCGCAGAGACTTgcgcagcaacagcaacaacaacaacaacaacagcaaagtCAGGTTCAAGTGGAAGAGAGGACGGCGACCACAGCACAAACCTCCAATAACACCACGGCCGGTCGAAGGGGTGATACGACCGGTACTAGagcaccaccagccacaGCAGCTGGAGGGAGACAACCACGCGGCCATCATTCACGCACGGCGGCAGTCACACCCACTGGaccaacgacaacagcaacggcAGTGGAAACCCCATCTGCCAtgccaggaggaggaagaggaagaaggggactGCGCGGAGgcaccacaacaacaccggGACCAACACGTGCAGGACAACAGCAAACCCCGGCTGCCACAGGACCACAACACGACggcgcccaagaagaagaagcaggagacgaaacagaagcagaagaagaagaagaaacccaaCGACTCGaccaaagaggaggaggaggatacgGTGGTTACGCAGGGGAAATGGACCTTGACATCAACACGCACATTCCCTTtatttcctcctccgccgatgacaacaacaacaacaacatggaaggaatggaaatGCTTCTCCCACCTGGTTACCACCTGCACGGCGGCTACGGTCTGCAAGTTGAAAGCCATGAGATCCAGTTCCATACTCCCCCCGTCGCAGCGCAGTCTGGGAACCAGGTGATTGctacgccgccgccgccgccgccgctggcTGTGAATCAacttcatcaacaacaacgtgCCCCCCACCCTCAAGCTTCTTCTCAGTCCCATCAACACAGTCACCAAACAACACACCataaccaacaacaacaacaaccgcaacAACCGCAACCCCCTCACCAAaacacccacacccacacaaACACAAACACAAACACAAATACcacccgccgccaccgcctctCCCAATCCCAAAACATTCCCCCTCCGACGATTCCACCCACTCCAGTTCCCcgcacaaccaccaccacaaccaccacaaccacaacaacaacccccgcCCAGCGCGTCGCGGCCCAACAAGCCCACCAACGTGCCGCCGCTCAACAAGCCTCGGCCCTCCGCGCCCAAAGAAGGAGAATGGCCATGGAAGCGGACGAGCAAGAGGGGCTGTACGCTCGTTTGACGAGGGGCCATCCTTCCTTGTCCGTGCCATCTACTACTACGACGGCTGTGCCTGCTGCGGGGGGTTCTTCCGGTGTGGTTACTACGCCTGAAGGACAGGTTGGTAAtgccgatggtggtggtggtggtggagggaggACTGCTGCGGCTCAGGGGAGACGGAGAGGCTAGAATGGTTGGTCACAAAAAAATAGTTCAggttggggagggagggatggatggatggttggtTGGATGGTTGGTTGAATGAGGTAATCTATAGTGCTGGTCTGATCCGGAATACCTACCCTGAAAAAATGATTTCAGCGAACACCGTCATGACAGTCCTTAGATTTGGTAATTGCAGTGTAGATTTTATCACCTTGCTTCTTGCGCCTATCCATCTATACCTACAACACCGCTTGCTTTTCATCCGCACCCAAACATTTATCTCCGCTGAATCTGTCCGTCCATTACCATGTTTCTTCGGAAATGCTCACATGGACGCAAGCAACAAAGGCGATAAAGCTATTTGTCCTAGCAAAGAACCCCGTTGATAGCATGCCTTAACCTGTACATAAACCCTGTCCATACATATTATGCCCCAGGCCTGATGTCCATGTTCTAAAAGGAAGTGATTCCGCTTTCTGGTGAAAAGATATTTATTTCATTCCCACCCCATTCCCTTTACTTATTAGATGCTTTGCAATTCTTCGTTTTGTTCTTCCTGCAGCTTGCCCAGATTTTCCTCCGTCAACGCCTCTCCTTCCCTCCGCTCTATCGAGGCCGGACTTGTCGTCATATCTGCCACGCTCGGTTGTGATGGGTAATGCTGCGAACTGGCATCAAGAAGCTGTTCAGCTTGACCAAGCCCTGTCTGCTCACCAGGGTCTCCTGTTGGTTTTGTCGCGTCTGGCACGCCGTGTCCAGAACCTGACCCTGACGAAAAGTATCCCGCCGTCGGAGACTGCTCAATCTCAGCGCCACCCCCTGGAGACATCCCCTCTGCAACTCGGCCAGGACCCATAGGCGTAGCAAGATTCGACCCTTCATGATCATCAACGTTGTCATACGCATTCAAGTCCAATTCAGACGGCTCTTCATTCAGCCCAACAGCAGGAATACCAGCACTCTGACAATGCTCACCAGACTCTGTGCATTGCGACGTAATCGGCGAGAGTTCTTCCCTTTTGGTAGTGCACCACCTCAGCAACATCCTTTCGAGCGTTGTTCTTTTGACAGGTTTGGACAGGTAATCATCCATGCCCGCCCTCTTGCATTTTTCCTTGTCGCCTTGGATTGCCGAGGCGGTCATGGCCACGATCGGCACATCTCTCACGTAGCTTCTGTACGGGGCGTGGTGCCGGAGGAGGTGGGTGCACAGGTACCCATCAATCAGAGGCATTTGTACGTCCATCAGAATGATGTCCGGTTTCCGTGTCTTGCCAGTGCTGGCTTTAGACAGGTATTCGAGAGCTTCCTTGCCGTTCCAGGCGGCCGCGACTTGGAAGCCTAGTTTTCTGATCGTCCTGATGGCGATTTGTTGGTTGATCTCGTTATCTTCGACTACCAGGATAAAGATCTTGCTGCGGTCCGGCATGGAGAGCTCCTCTTGCGAGGTGGTGGGGGAGAGGCTTGTCGAGGATTGTCTCCATGCCGACCTCTGCTCGCCGCTCAGCGCACCTGACTCCTGGTCAGCCGGAGCCGGGCAGTTACAAGACACGCTTGTCTCGCTCTGTAATCTGTCAGATAGCGGGCCGGTAATCGACTGTGCTTTTTGTGGCTTCTTGAATGGGATCCAGAACGTGGCTGTAGTTCCTTCGTCCTTTTTGGATGCGAGCGCCATGCGCCCTTTCATCAGTTCCAGCAAGTTCTTGGAAATGGTCAACCCTAGACCGGTACCCCCAAATTTCCGCGCTGTCGAGGGATCTCCCTGACTGAAAGGCTGGAAGAGCCGTTTGagcacttcttcttcgataCCAATGCCCGTATCCTGAATCACGAACTTGACCTCAATAGTATCGTCCGTTTCCTGTTCGACAGAGACATGTAGCTTAACGTGACCCTCATGTGTGAACTTGATGCTGTTCGTGGCCAGGTTCGTGATGATTTGCCGCACACGTCCAGGGTCTCCCATAACCACGAGATCAATCCCAATATCTGAACAAATCTCGTAGTTAAAGGCTAAGCTTTTCCGCTCAGCGGTGAAGCTAAGCATCTTGCCGACCTCCTGAATAACAACAGCTAATGAAAATTGTACTTCTTCGATATCCAGTCGCCCAGACTCAATCTTTGAGAAGTCAAGAATGTCGTTGATTACAGTCAGAAGTGCGTTCGCGGAACGGAAAATATTCTCCGTTAGCTCTCGTTGCTCAGCATCAAGCTCAACATCAAGCAATAATTCCGCCATTCCGATCACACCGGTAATGGGTGTCCGAATCTCATGAGACATCTAGAACGATTAGTTCGGAAGCAATGTGGGAAGTGAGCTGATCAACTCACATTGGCCAAAAACTGGCTCTTGAGCCGGCTTGCTTCCTTTGCGGCTGCTTCATTGGCTAGAAGTTGTCTCTTCTCCAGTGCTTGAGCCTCAATGTCCCTTTCGCGATCCTTTAATTCGGTTACGTCCATTATAAAGCCCATGACGCCTTCGATGAAATCCTCTGTAGAGTTTCCGGTAAGAGGATCTCTCCTGAGAATGGGCTGAAAACCGGTGCGGTACCATCTACCTGCTGAGTCTGTCGTTAGACTCTTCAAAACACTCAAATGCTTAGATCTGTGATGGTACTTACCAAACTTGTGGTCCTGCAGTTCCACCGGTGACTTTCCGCCAAGTATGGACTCAAGAGGCTGCAGAAAAGCAGGCGTCTGACCATCCGGTAATTGttggttgatgttgttgaaaaCTTCGTAAACATCCTTCCCGATAAACCAAGAGGAGCTGCCACACTCCGGCGAGAGAGCATCCCATATTAACGATCCCTCCAGCAAGGTAACCTTTCGATTGGGGTCAACAGCGAACATGGTCATGCGTGAGTGAGCAATGACGCTACGTAGCTGTTGTCTTGTCCGCTTGGCTTCGAGCTTTGCTTCCATAGTTTCGTGCACATCAGTGCAGGTTCCTATGATAGTGGTTAGACACGATGCTCTTTGAGACAACAGAATGCCACTTACCAAACCACTTTTCAATTTCCcctgtttgtttgttcttCAGAGGCAGCGCACGGCCAAGGAACCATCTCCACTCGCCATCTTTGCTGCGGCACCGGTACTCTATCACATATGGCTCGCCGGTTCGAGTTGAATTTTGCCATCGCTTGTCAGCCTCGGCCAAGTCATCGGGATGGAACGCCGTTCTCCAGCCTCCGCCTAGCGAAGCTTCTACGCTCAGACCTGTGTAGCTGTACCACCTGCTATTGTAAAAGTCATGTGCGCCGTCTGGTCCCGCAGTCCACACGAGCTGAGGCATGGTCTCGCATATCAATCTGAACCTTTCCTCGTCTGCTGCTTTGATCTGACTGATTTCATGCTCGATTCGCGTGATGTCCCTGCATGTTATCACACCCGCCAGAAGTTCGCCTGTGATCTCATCTCGAATCACTGCTCCCTCAACGTCGAATATTAGCCGCTCGTCGTCTGGACCCAGCATGCCGACTCTGAAGCTTTCAAAGGGCGTTTCACTTTTGATCATAAGAGATATTGGGTATTCGTCGGTCTCCAGCTGTCTGCTGAAATCATCTGTCCACATTCTCCACTGTGACAAGAGGTTGAAACCTTCGTGGGGAGCGCCTTGCACAGGGTCTGGATAAGAGAGGCGCCGGGCAGGTTTATTGGGAAGGATCACACTCCCGTCCTTCCACATGGCGATGATTGGCGTTTGTGTCTTATCCAGAAGGGCATCTTTCATGACAGTGATCTTTTGGAGCATGGAAGGAGCACTGGTGATGGAAGAGTGAGACGGAGGTCCAAGCGGAGGGAAAGGACTGGAAGACATGGCGACCGCAGAAGGACTTAGGGGAAAGGACGGAGAGCGAGAACGCGAATCACGACTTGATGTCAAAGAGGGAGGGTCGTTTATGCTATAAGGGTACTTTTTTTCAGCAGCATCCAAAACGTCACGCCTTCCAGCCAGCTTCTTGGCACCAACCGGGGGAACATACTTGGAATCGGTGTTGGTGAAAGTGAGGGTAAAAAAGGTTTGCTGCGGGCTCAACTGCCAGACCGAAATGATCATCTTGGCCTGTGCGTGGAATGTAGAACTTTCTGACCGGGCGCGGGTATGATATGTTGACCGGGCGATATCTCTCTTGACTATGACCACATCCACAACAGCGTTTGGTGATGGGCGGCAGGTTGTGTTGCCTGCATCCCCGTCACACACGCCATCTCCTGATTGAGCCGATGTCGATCTAGACCGCggtgaagaagtggaagccgaTGGAGGGAGCTCTGCTTGGCGTGGCGTAGCGTCTCCGTCGGGATCAGTTTGCAGAACAGACTTCAAGATTTCTTTTCCCCCGCTGTTTCCAACTCCCATCTCGAGGGCAATCTGGTCCAAAAAGTGCTCCCATGCAATCCAAACCGGCATGCCATCCTGGATAAGATCGATACCAACTTGCGACAGAGTCTGGCCACGGAGTTGGTCCATTGTCGAAGACAGATCATCCCCCTCTCCCGTCGCATCTGACGGCATTCCCAGTAGCCTTCCCATGGACTCATTAGCGAGTACCACTGTTTTGAGGCTATCCAAGACCAGGATTGGAACGGGTAAAAATTGCATGGCCGAAAAGGCAAGCTGGCCCGGAGTTATGAAGGGCATCGTGAGGCGCAAAGGGCTCGACGACTGGCTTCGGCGTACTTGAGGAGTCATGGAAGGCGGGCCTCGCCAGAGGCGCTCCGAGTTCCCCTGGGACAAGGTTGTCCTGTCATCTATTAAACTTTCCGACGGAGGTTCGGGATGAGACACGGAGTTCCCCTCCGGTAGTGCTGATGGCATGTCGGGGTCCTGTGGGAGTTGCGTCTCTTGGCGGGCGGACCGGGGCTCGTCCTGCAAGACAGGGTTGTCATTGTCGTCTGGGGAGGATCGAAGACCGGGGCCCATGTCGTCGTCCCGTAATTGGGTCGTACGAGATCCTGTTGGTCTGCGGAACTCGTAAATCGGCAGGGCTTGTTCGATTGCAGAAGCGTGTTGGGATACTTGTCGACCTGAGAAGCTCGGAAAGgacgaaaaaaaaggctaAAGGTTAAAGGACGGCAAGGACCTCTAATGCTATGACTGAAGAAGTCGAACCTTGAGCATGGCGTCCGTGGCTTGAATATCGGTCGGAAAGTGGCTGTCGAGGATGTGACCGAGGTGGTTGATCAACCGGGCGGGTGGTAACCACTGGGGCAAGGGAACTGGAATGCGGAGAGGAAGCGTCGGGCGTAGCCGATCCTTTGGCTGGATGTTTCAACGAGGGAGAAACGAAGCCGGCGAAGCCCAATGGTAACAATTTCCGTATGTAGTGTCAATGCAGAAAGTGATCAGTCCTTTTTTGTCGGTACGAGATTAGAATAGGTACTATGTATAGGCT includes the following:
- a CDS encoding autoinducer 2 sensor kinase/phosphatase luxQ, variant, with translation MGPGLRSSPDDNDNPVLQDEPRSARQETQLPQDPDMPSALPEGNSVSHPEPPSESLIDDRTTLSQGNSERLWRGPPSMTPQVRRSQSSSPLRLTMPFITPGQLAFSAMQFLPVPILVLDSLKTVVLANESMGRLLGMPSDATGEGDDLSSTMDQLRGQTLSQVGIDLIQDGMPVWIAWEHFLDQIALEMGVGNSGGKEILKSVLQTDPDGDATPRQAELPPSASTSSPRSRSTSAQSGDGVCDGDAGNTTCRPSPNAVVDVVIVKRDIARSTYHTRARSESSTFHAQAKMIISVWQLSPQQTFFTLTFTNTDSNINDPPSLTSSRDSRSRSPSFPLSPSAVAMSSSPFPPLGPPSHSSITSAPSMLQKITVMKDALLDKTQTPIIAMWKDGSVILPNKPARRLSYPDPVQGAPHEGFNLLSQWRMWTDDFSRQLETDEYPISLMIKSETPFESFRVGMLGPDDERLIFDVEGAVIRDEITGELLAGVITCRDITRIEHEISQIKAADEERFRLICETMPQLVWTAGPDGAHDFYNSRWYSYTGLSVEASLGGGWRTAFHPDDLAEADKRWQNSTRTGEPYVIEYRCRSKDGEWRWFLGRALPLKNKQTGEIEKWFGTCTDVHETMEAKLEAKRTRQQLRSVIAHSRMTMFAVDPNRKVTLLEGSLIWDALSPECGSSSWFIGKDVYEVFNNINQQLPDGQTPAFLQPLESILGGKSPVELQDHKFAGRWYRTGFQPILRRDPLTGNSTEDFIEGVMGFIMDVTELKDRERDIEAQALEKRQLLANEAAAKEASRLKSQFLANMSHEIRTPITGVIGMAELLLDVELDAEQRELTENIFRSANALLTVINDILDFSKIESGRLDIEEVQFSLAVVIQEVGKMLSFTAERKSLAFNYEICSDIGIDLVVMGDPGRVRQIITNLATNSIKFTHEGHVKLHVSVEQETDDTIEVKFVIQDTGIGIEEEVLKRLFQPFSQGDPSTARKFGGTGLGLTISKNLLELMKGRMALASKKDEGTTATFWIPFKKPQKAQSITGPLSDRLQSETSVSCNCPAPADQESGALSGEQRSAWRQSSTSLSPTTSQEELSMPDRSKIFILVVEDNEINQQIAIRTIRKLGFQVAAAWNGKEALEYLSKASTGKTRKPDIILMDVQMPLIDGYLCTHLLRHHAPYRSYVRDVPIVAMTASAIQGDKEKCKRAGMDDYLSKPVKRTTLERMLLRWCTTKREELSPITSQCTESGEHCQSAGIPAVGLNEEPSELDLNAYDNVDDHEGSNLATPMGPGRVAEGMSPGGGAEIEQSPTAGYFSSGSGSGHGVPDATKPTGDPGEQTGLGQAEQLLDASSQHYPSQPSVADMTTSPASIERREGEALTEENLGKLQEEQNEELQSI
- a CDS encoding autoinducer 2 sensor kinase/phosphatase luxQ; the encoded protein is MGPGLRSSPDDNDNPVLQDEPRSARQETQLPQDPDMPSALPEGNSVSHPEPPSESLIDDRTTLSQGNSERLWRGPPSMTPQVRRSQSSSPLRLTMPFITPGQLAFSAMQFLPVPILVLDSLKTVVLANESMGRLLGMPSDATGEGDDLSSTMDQLRGQTLSQVGIDLIQDGMPVWIAWEHFLDQIALEMGVGNSGGKEILKSVLQTDPDGDATPRQAELPPSASTSSPRSRSTSAQSGDGVCDGDAGNTTCRPSPNAVVDVVIVKRDIARSTYHTRARSESSTFHAQAKMIISVWQLSPQQTFFTLTFTNTDSKYVPPVGAKKLAGRRDVLDAAEKKYPYSINDPPSLTSSRDSRSRSPSFPLSPSAVAMSSSPFPPLGPPSHSSITSAPSMLQKITVMKDALLDKTQTPIIAMWKDGSVILPNKPARRLSYPDPVQGAPHEGFNLLSQWRMWTDDFSRQLETDEYPISLMIKSETPFESFRVGMLGPDDERLIFDVEGAVIRDEITGELLAGVITCRDITRIEHEISQIKAADEERFRLICETMPQLVWTAGPDGAHDFYNSRWYSYTGLSVEASLGGGWRTAFHPDDLAEADKRWQNSTRTGEPYVIEYRCRSKDGEWRWFLGRALPLKNKQTGEIEKWFGTCTDVHETMEAKLEAKRTRQQLRSVIAHSRMTMFAVDPNRKVTLLEGSLIWDALSPECGSSSWFIGKDVYEVFNNINQQLPDGQTPAFLQPLESILGGKSPVELQDHKFAGRWYRTGFQPILRRDPLTGNSTEDFIEGVMGFIMDVTELKDRERDIEAQALEKRQLLANEAAAKEASRLKSQFLANMSHEIRTPITGVIGMAELLLDVELDAEQRELTENIFRSANALLTVINDILDFSKIESGRLDIEEVQFSLAVVIQEVGKMLSFTAERKSLAFNYEICSDIGIDLVVMGDPGRVRQIITNLATNSIKFTHEGHVKLHVSVEQETDDTIEVKFVIQDTGIGIEEEVLKRLFQPFSQGDPSTARKFGGTGLGLTISKNLLELMKGRMALASKKDEGTTATFWIPFKKPQKAQSITGPLSDRLQSETSVSCNCPAPADQESGALSGEQRSAWRQSSTSLSPTTSQEELSMPDRSKIFILVVEDNEINQQIAIRTIRKLGFQVAAAWNGKEALEYLSKASTGKTRKPDIILMDVQMPLIDGYLCTHLLRHHAPYRSYVRDVPIVAMTASAIQGDKEKCKRAGMDDYLSKPVKRTTLERMLLRWCTTKREELSPITSQCTESGEHCQSAGIPAVGLNEEPSELDLNAYDNVDDHEGSNLATPMGPGRVAEGMSPGGGAEIEQSPTAGYFSSGSGSGHGVPDATKPTGDPGEQTGLGQAEQLLDASSQHYPSQPSVADMTTSPASIERREGEALTEENLGKLQEEQNEELQSI